Part of the Pseudomonas abietaniphila genome is shown below.
ACACGTTGAGCAGTGTCAACACGACGTATCAGAAGTGGCGCAGCGGGACGTTCACCAAGGATCAGTTCGTCGCCCAGCGGCAGAAACTGTTCGGCATCCTGGACGGCCAGCTTCGGGGTATCGGGCGATGGGGGACGGGGCTCAAGAACAACTCGTCGATCAAGAAAATGCTGGGGATTTCCAGCAAGCGCTACATGCGCACGGGTGAAATTCCCGACTACGTGAAGAACGTAAAACGCATTAACGCCATAGCGCGCAACTTGAGCGCGGGAACGATGGTGGGCGTTGCACTGGATGTCGGCGCGGGCGCGTTTGAAATCCGGGAGGCGTGCTCGACGGGGCGCGAGCAGGAATGTACGAAGGCCAAGTTCATTGAAGCGGGAAAGATGATGGTGGGGATACCAGCGGCGATTGCTGGTGGTGAGCTTAGTGCGAGAGCTGCAACATCCCTTTGCCTGCGAATGGCGGGACCAACTCGTGGGGCAAGTATACTTGCGTGTGGAATTGCTGCCGGGGCGGCTGGAGCTTGGGCAGGCGGTCAGGGCGGGTCCTCTTTAGGCGATGCTATGGGCACCATGATTTTCGAGATCACCGGCCATGAATGAACGCACGCTTGAGTGGGTTGTTTTTGGGTCTGGAGTTTTGGTGGTCCTGAGCTTTTGGATCAACGTTTACGTGAAGTACTCCATTCTTCCCGAAGTAGAAAAGCGGCTTCAGAACTGCGCAATCGTAGCTGACTCAAAAGCGCGATGGGGCAATTCTGGATTCTTGGGAAGGAGTCACAGGCTTGTCATGGTGAATCTTGCGCTCACCTCTACCTCGCTTCTGCACAGGAAGGGCATGGTAGATATTGATGAGGTAAGTCGTATTTCCAGAACCCATCGACGCTGGATATGCATTCCCATGAATCTAGCTTTGATTGGCTTCATTGGAGGGTTTGGAGGATTGGCCCTACTGGGCAGACTCTGGTAACGCACTGAACCAGACTCGAAATGCCTTTCTAGCCGTCCGCTTTCCCCCATCCGACAGACCGTCTTTTCATGCCAGCACCCAAAGCAGGCATAATACGGCCCCTGCAGACGCCCATCTCTGCTCCTTCCAGCCCGATCACGTCAGGTGAACCTTTGACCGAGCCGCTGTCCGCTCGCCCGCACGCTGCGCCTTTGCGCCCCTCGGCCTGTCCGGGGTTGTTGCGTATCGTCCCGGCGCTGGACGGCGGAATCTGCCGGATCAAGCTGCCCGGTGGCGTGATCTCGGCGCCGCAAGCGCTTGCGGTGGCCGATGCGGCAGAGCGTTTTGCGGGCGGTGTGATCGAGGCGACCAATCGCGGCAACCTGCAGATTCGCGGGATTGGAGCGGACCACGACGGGCTGATTGCCTCACTGCTGAACGCTGGATTGGGGCCGAAGAATCCCGCGAGCGACGACGTCCGTAACCTGATGCTCAGCCCGGCGGCGGGTGTCGATCCACAGCAGTTGTTCGACGCTCAACCCTTGGCCGAGAAGATTCTGCTCACGCTGGAAAACCATCCGCGCTTTCATGAGCTTTCGCCCAAATTTGCGATATCGCTGGACGCCGGTGAAGGGCTGGCCATGCTGGAACACCCCCATGATCTGTGGCTGTCGACGCTGAGCGTGGACGGTGAAACCCTGCTGGGGTTCGGTCTGGCGGGATGTCCGGCGAATGATTTTCCCGTGGCCGCCGTACCCTTGGGCGCCGGCCTTGAGCTTGTGGTCTCGGTGCTAGAACTGTTTCTGGAGCGCGCACGTCCCGAGCAGACCCGCATGCGTCATCTGCTTGAGGACCTGCCGGTGCCCGGTTTTCTGGGGCAGCTGTCCGAACGTTTGACGACGACATTGAGAACAGATCAAGCCATCACCTCATGGCGACGAGCGCCGGCTCAGGTAAATGCCCATATCGGTCTCTATCCACAGAAGCAGCCCGGTCTGACGTGTGTGGGCGGCGTCGTGCCTTTGGGGCGTCTGACGCCGTCCATGTTGCGCGAGGCGGCGACCTTGGCCGTCGAACTCGGTGACGGAACGCTGACCATGACCCCTTGGCAAGGCCTGATGCTGCGCAATGTCCGCGATGATCACGCCGCGCTTGCTCTCGACAGGTTGCGCGCTGCGGGCGTGTTGTGCGAGGCCGACAAGGCGCTGTCTCAAATGATTGCCTGCACCGGCGCTGCCGCCTGCGGCAAAGGGCTGGCCGACACCAAAGCAGACGCGCGGCAACTGGCAGAGTACCTGCAAGCGCAGGGCGTCAGTCACGGCGTTCACTTGTCGGGCTGCAATCGGTCCTGCGCAGCGGCCCACGTTGCGCCGATCACCTTGCTGGCGGTTTCCGCCGGCCATTACGACTTGTATTTTCGTCATGCAGATCAGCCGGGTTTCGGCGAGTTGCGTGGGCGTGACCTCACTATTGAAGCAGTCGGTGCGTTGTTGACCGCCGACTCACGGAGCAACACCGATGATTGATTACATCCGCGACGGCCAGGAGATTTACCGCAACTCCTTCGCGATCATTCGCGCCGAGGCCAACCTCGACAAGATCCCGGCCGACCTGGAAAAGCTGGCAGTGCGTGTGATTCACGCCTGCGGCATGGTCGACGCGGTCGACGGGCTGCGCTTCTCTCCGGGCGCAGGCACGGCAGGGCGTCAGGCGCTGGCCGCTGGCGCGCCGATTCTGTGCGATGCGCACATGGTGGCCGAAGGCGTGACCCGTGCGCGTTTGCCGGCGAATAATCAGGTGATCTGCACGCTCAAACAGGTCGGTGTTCCAGAGCTTGCTCGCGAGCTGGGTAATACCCGGTCCGCCGCCGCGCTTGAACTGTGGCGCCCGCACCTGGAAGGCGCTGTCGTCGTGATCGGCAACGCGCCGACCGCGCTGTTCTATCTGCTGGAGATGATCGACGCCGGTGCGCCGAAACCCGCGCTGATACTCGGCTTTCCCGTGGGCTTCGTCGGTGCCGCCGAATCCAAGGACATGCTCGCTGCTGACAGTCGCGGCGTGCCCTACGTGATCATGCAAGGGCGTCGCGGTGGCAGCGCCATGGCGGCTGCTGCGGTCAACGCGCTCGCCACGGAGATCGAATGATGCAGGCACGCGGTCGATTGATTGGCCTGGGTGTCGGCCCAGGGGATCCTGAACTCATCACCGTCAAAGCCCTGCGTCTGCTGCGCGAGTCGCCGGTGGTGGCCTACTTCGTGGCCAAGGGCAAGAAGGGCAACGCATTCGGCATCATCGAAGCGCACCTCCAAGCCGCTCAAACGCTGATGCCGCTGGTGTACCCGGTGACCACCGAGGCCCTGCCTGCGCCGATGTCCTACGAGCAGATCATCAGCGACTTTTACGACACCGCCAGTCTTGACGTGGCTGCACATCTGGATGCTGGTCGCGATGTCGCCGTGATCTGCGAAGGCGACCCTTTCTTCTACGGTTCCTACATGTACCTGCACGATCGCC
Proteins encoded:
- the cobG gene encoding precorrin-3B synthase yields the protein MTEPLSARPHAAPLRPSACPGLLRIVPALDGGICRIKLPGGVISAPQALAVADAAERFAGGVIEATNRGNLQIRGIGADHDGLIASLLNAGLGPKNPASDDVRNLMLSPAAGVDPQQLFDAQPLAEKILLTLENHPRFHELSPKFAISLDAGEGLAMLEHPHDLWLSTLSVDGETLLGFGLAGCPANDFPVAAVPLGAGLELVVSVLELFLERARPEQTRMRHLLEDLPVPGFLGQLSERLTTTLRTDQAITSWRRAPAQVNAHIGLYPQKQPGLTCVGGVVPLGRLTPSMLREAATLAVELGDGTLTMTPWQGLMLRNVRDDHAALALDRLRAAGVLCEADKALSQMIACTGAAACGKGLADTKADARQLAEYLQAQGVSHGVHLSGCNRSCAAAHVAPITLLAVSAGHYDLYFRHADQPGFGELRGRDLTIEAVGALLTADSRSNTDD
- a CDS encoding precorrin-8X methylmutase, producing the protein MIDYIRDGQEIYRNSFAIIRAEANLDKIPADLEKLAVRVIHACGMVDAVDGLRFSPGAGTAGRQALAAGAPILCDAHMVAEGVTRARLPANNQVICTLKQVGVPELARELGNTRSAAALELWRPHLEGAVVVIGNAPTALFYLLEMIDAGAPKPALILGFPVGFVGAAESKDMLAADSRGVPYVIMQGRRGGSAMAAAAVNALATEIE
- a CDS encoding precorrin-2 C(20)-methyltransferase gives rise to the protein MMQARGRLIGLGVGPGDPELITVKALRLLRESPVVAYFVAKGKKGNAFGIIEAHLQAAQTLMPLVYPVTTEALPAPMSYEQIISDFYDTASLDVAAHLDAGRDVAVICEGDPFFYGSYMYLHDRLAERYEAEVVPGVCSMLGGASVLGAPLVYRNQSLSVLSGVLSADELKRKLVDADAAVIMKLGRNLPKVRQVLVETGLAERALYVERATMSNQKIVPLAEVDPMSSPYFSLIIVPGERWQG